The sequence below is a genomic window from Salicibibacter cibarius.
CCGAATTGCAAATCAAACGAATTGTATCGTTGTTTCCGTCGATTACAGACTTGCTCCGGAGCATAAATTCCCCGCGGCAATCGAAGATGCATACGCTGCCGCAAAATGGGTGGCAAACGATGCAGATTCCATTCAAGTCGATCCGAATAGGATCGCCGTTGGCGGCGACAGCGCCGGCGGAAATCTCGCTACCGTTGTCGCCATGATGGCCAGAGACAAAAGCGGACCAGCGATTGTCCGGCAAATCTTGCTTTATCCTGTCACGAATCACACCTTTGATACAAATTCCTACGAGGAAAATGACGACGGTTATTTTTTAACAACAGCGATGATGAAGTGGTTTTGGAACCATTATCTCCGTGACGAGAAAGATGGTGAAAACCCATATGCATCACCACTTTTAGCGGATGATCTTAGCGGGCTTCCACCTGCCTTCGTCATCACAGCCGGATTCGATCCATTGCGTGATGAAGGAGAAGCATATGCCGAGCGCTTAAAAGCCGCAGGTGTCCCCGTCGAAAAGACTCGATATGATTCCATGATCCATGGATTCTGCTGGATGCCAGGGGCGATCGAACAAGGCAAAAATGCACTCGATCATGTTGCCTCCACGTTAAAGCGTACTTTCGATTTTGTTGAAACGACGTGAAGCCTTGCGGATAATCGTAAGCATGTAGTATAATAA
It includes:
- a CDS encoding alpha/beta hydrolase — translated: MSRNANLDPQARFVLEQLEALGGPPMETLPPEEARAGANFSPLAGPPEKVGHVTNKTITGPGGEIPVRIYSPEGEGPFPALVYYHGGGWVIGDLETVDVPCRRIANQTNCIVVSVDYRLAPEHKFPAAIEDAYAAAKWVANDADSIQVDPNRIAVGGDSAGGNLATVVAMMARDKSGPAIVRQILLYPVTNHTFDTNSYEENDDGYFLTTAMMKWFWNHYLRDEKDGENPYASPLLADDLSGLPPAFVITAGFDPLRDEGEAYAERLKAAGVPVEKTRYDSMIHGFCWMPGAIEQGKNALDHVASTLKRTFDFVETT